One Amaranthus tricolor cultivar Red isolate AtriRed21 chromosome 1, ASM2621246v1, whole genome shotgun sequence DNA window includes the following coding sequences:
- the LOC130827225 gene encoding uncharacterized protein LOC130827225, protein MAILRNRVLTQILKRSKNNIFTHKSYSVSSAAASEPEMVDGFWSKEYEDYRKSLYGGNITHKALFVDAVGTLLVPAQSTPKIYKEIGQKYGVKYSENEILHRYRWAYEQPWRRSSLRYVDDGRPFWQYIVSYSTGCSNDQYFEELYYYYMTEKAWKLCDPNAGKVFRALRNEGVGVAVVSNFDTRLRPLLKALKCEDWFDAVAVSAEVAAEKPNPTIFLKACDLLGVNPEDAVHVGDDRRNDIWGARDAGCDAWLWGSDVHSFKEVAQRIGVDT, encoded by the exons ATGGCGATTTTGAGAAACAGGGTACTTACCCAGATACTAAAACGAAGCAAAAACAACATATTTACCCATAAATCATACTCAGTATCATCTGCTGCAGCTTCAGAACCAGAAATGGTGGATGGGTTTTGGTCAAAAGAGTATGAAGATTACAGAAAATCATTATATGGTGGTAATATCACTCATAAAGCTCTTTTTGTTGATGCTGTTGGTACTCTTCTTGTTCCTGCTCAATCTACCcctaag ATTTACAAGGAGATAGGGCAGAAGTATGGAGTGAAGTATTCAGAAAATGAGATTTTACACAGATATAGATGGGCTTATGAGCAACCTTGGAGAAGATCTAGTCTCAG ATATGTTGATGATGGTAGACCATTCTGGCAATACATAGTATCTTATTCCACTGGTTGTTCAAATGATCAGTATTTTGAAGAGCTATACTACTACTATATGACCGAGAAG GCTTGGAAGCTTTGCGATCCAAATGCAGGAAAAGTTTTTCGGGCTCTGAGAAACGAGGGTGTAGGAGTTGCTGTTGTGTCGAACTTTGATACGCGATTAAGACCTTTATTGAAGGCTCTGAAATGTGAAGATTGGTTTGATGCAGTGGCTGTTTCAGCTGAA GTTGCTGCAGAGAAGCCAAACCCGACTATATTTCTGAAGGCGTGTGATCTTCTAGGGGTAAACCCGGAGGATGCTGTCCATGTTGGTGATGATCGTAGAAACGATATATGGGGCGCGAGAGATGCAGGTTGCGATGCTTGGCTTTGGGGTAGCGATGTCCATTCTTTTAAGGAG GTTGCACAAAGAATAGGCGTTGACACCTAA
- the LOC130811030 gene encoding probable E3 ubiquitin ligase SUD1, with product MIDSSEVKIEDQDEERESSGDSSEFSVMATSSSSVARNVFDDDDKDEDVCRICRNPGEADNPLRYPCACSGSIKFVHQDCLLQWLNHSNARQCEGKFESAPKLRVFLNTLICLRVITKA from the exons ATGATTGATTCAAGCGAAGTTAAAATCGAAGATCAAGATGAAGAGAGAGAATCATCCGGGGATAGCTCTGAGTTTTCGGTTATGGCGACGTCATCATCATCAGTTGCGAGGAATGTGttcgatgatgatgataaagatGAGGATGTTTGTAGGATTTGTCGAAACCCTGGTGAGGCTGATAATCCGTTGAGATATCCGTGTGCTTGTAGCGGTAGTATTAAGTTTGTTCATCAGGATTGTCTTCTTCAATGGCTTAATCACAGTAATGCTCGTCAATGTGAG GGAAAATTTGAGAGTGCACCTAAATTAAGGGTGTTCTTGAACACCTTAATTTGTCTACGTGTGATAACCAAGGCTTGA